Proteins co-encoded in one Kribbella solani genomic window:
- a CDS encoding sulfatase, with amino-acid sequence MPGPNLVFVMSDDHAAHAISAYCDNTSSRINSTPHLDRLAQDGVRMDATYCTNSICSPSRASILTGTYSHVNGVASIFTELDYRVPTFAEVLKDAGYQTALFGKWHLGERAESAPRHFDEWRVFPGQGDYVDPLMIGPDGAATVSGYATDIVTDQSIGWLRQRDPERPFLLLVHHKAPHRPWVPDEKHKHLYPVGSIPEPSTLYDDHSTRSQAVRGVRMSVADDLGADELGEDLPDELRGPENREARMRWKYQRYLRDYLQCVQSIDDNVGRLLDVLDEEGVSDNTVVVYTSDQGFFLGDHGWFDKRLMFDESLQMPMLIRWPAALPAGSTCDAMVTNVDFAATFLDMAGLDTASALPTSQGRSFLPLLRGEQVPDWPEAMYYRYWEHDDPIHHAPAHYGVRTKEFKLIHYYGAGLGVPGSSERLFESEWELYDLRTDPEELVNVADDPAYAEHRATLAEQLAELQARYADLPYEGPSTERPSWSWADEKSIAMATRYGERPKSE; translated from the coding sequence ATGCCGGGCCCGAACCTCGTCTTCGTCATGTCCGACGACCACGCCGCGCATGCGATCTCGGCGTACTGCGACAACACGAGCAGCCGGATCAACAGCACGCCGCACCTGGACCGGCTGGCCCAGGACGGGGTGCGGATGGACGCGACGTACTGCACGAACTCGATCTGCTCCCCGTCGCGGGCGTCGATCCTGACCGGTACGTACAGCCATGTGAACGGGGTGGCGTCGATCTTCACCGAGCTCGACTACCGGGTACCTACGTTCGCCGAAGTACTGAAGGACGCCGGTTATCAGACCGCACTGTTCGGCAAATGGCATCTCGGCGAGCGCGCGGAGTCCGCACCGCGCCATTTCGACGAGTGGCGGGTGTTCCCTGGTCAGGGTGACTATGTCGATCCGCTGATGATCGGACCGGACGGCGCGGCGACCGTGTCTGGGTACGCCACCGACATCGTCACCGATCAGAGCATCGGCTGGCTGCGGCAGCGGGACCCGGAACGGCCGTTCCTGCTGCTCGTACACCACAAGGCGCCGCACCGGCCGTGGGTGCCGGATGAGAAGCACAAGCACCTCTACCCGGTCGGATCGATCCCGGAGCCGAGCACGCTGTACGACGACCACAGCACCCGTAGTCAGGCGGTTCGTGGCGTACGCATGTCAGTGGCGGACGACCTGGGTGCGGATGAGCTTGGCGAGGACCTGCCGGACGAACTGCGCGGACCGGAGAACCGGGAAGCTCGGATGCGGTGGAAGTACCAGCGCTACCTGCGTGACTACCTGCAGTGCGTGCAGTCGATCGACGACAACGTGGGCCGGCTCCTGGACGTACTGGACGAGGAGGGTGTCAGTGACAACACGGTAGTGGTGTACACGTCCGACCAGGGGTTCTTCCTCGGTGACCATGGCTGGTTCGACAAGCGGCTGATGTTCGACGAGTCGCTGCAGATGCCGATGCTGATCCGCTGGCCGGCCGCCCTGCCCGCCGGGAGCACCTGCGATGCCATGGTGACCAACGTGGACTTCGCAGCGACCTTCCTGGACATGGCCGGGCTGGACACCGCATCCGCGCTACCGACGTCGCAGGGCCGGAGCTTCCTGCCGCTACTACGTGGCGAGCAGGTACCGGACTGGCCCGAGGCGATGTACTACCGGTACTGGGAGCACGATGACCCGATCCACCACGCTCCGGCGCACTACGGCGTACGCACCAAGGAGTTCAAGCTCATCCACTACTACGGCGCCGGTCTGGGCGTACCAGGCTCGTCGGAGCGACTGTTCGAGTCGGAGTGGGAGCTGTATGACCTCCGCACCGACCCGGAAGAGCTGGTGAACGTCGCAGACGACCCGGCGTACGCGGAGCACCGTGCGACGCTCGCTGAACAACTGGCCGAGCTACAGGCGCGGTACGCCGACCTGCCGTACGAGGGCCCCTCAACAGAACGCCCTAGCTGGTCATGGGCCGACGAGAAGTCGATCGCGATGGCCACTCGGTACGGCGAGCGGCCCAAGTCAGAGTGA
- a CDS encoding sulfatase → MKRAVMVMYDSLNRRMLPPYGASEVHAPNFSRLAEHTVLFENCYAGSMPCMPARRELHTGRYNFLHRSWGPLEPYDDSMPELLRTSGVHTHLATDHQHYWEDGGATYHNRYSTYEFFRGQEGDRWKGQVRDPEVPATLNGTSFLSRQDWVNRQYLQDEAQHSQTRTFDAGIEFIETNRAEDGWFVQIETFDPHEPFFSYQEYRQLAGVDTDAPVFDWPSYRRVIESPDEVERARGEYLALLAMCDRSLGRVLDLFDEHQLWDDTMLIVCTDHGFLLGERGWWGKSVQPWFDETIHTPLFVWDPRQRRSGERTEELVQTIDLAPTLLDYFGVGVPDDMQGQPVLAGGSREAALFGAHGGHVNVTDGRYVYMRACADQSNGPLYNYTLMPTHMRARFTPAELRDAELVDGFTFTKGVPVLRVAGPPVGNPWWHGTLLFDLQTDPQQQSPLRDDELELRLCTLLVDQMRANDAPPEQYERLGLPADGPVLSEHLLIGQQWEQVQRALQPSVRRSELAADSPLRTLTLSDVLDRYPAILPTHIVAGLTGMRRLIPSAPLLDIFASHPGMTADMMLEIDAALTAELVTGEVS, encoded by the coding sequence ATGAAGCGTGCCGTGATGGTCATGTACGACTCACTGAACCGGCGCATGCTCCCGCCGTACGGTGCGTCGGAGGTGCACGCGCCGAACTTCAGCCGGCTCGCCGAGCACACCGTACTGTTCGAGAACTGCTACGCGGGCAGCATGCCCTGTATGCCGGCCCGCCGCGAGTTGCACACCGGGCGGTACAACTTCCTGCACCGCTCGTGGGGCCCGCTGGAGCCGTACGACGACTCGATGCCGGAGTTGTTGCGGACCAGCGGCGTACACACGCATCTCGCGACCGATCATCAGCACTACTGGGAGGACGGCGGTGCGACGTACCACAACAGGTACTCGACGTACGAGTTCTTCCGCGGGCAGGAAGGTGATCGGTGGAAGGGCCAGGTCCGTGATCCCGAAGTGCCGGCGACGCTGAACGGTACGTCGTTCCTCAGCCGGCAGGACTGGGTTAACCGGCAGTACCTGCAGGACGAGGCGCAGCACAGTCAGACACGCACGTTCGACGCCGGGATCGAGTTCATCGAGACCAACCGGGCGGAGGACGGGTGGTTCGTACAGATCGAGACGTTCGACCCGCACGAGCCCTTCTTCAGCTATCAGGAGTACCGGCAGTTGGCGGGGGTGGACACGGATGCACCGGTGTTCGACTGGCCCTCGTACCGGCGGGTGATCGAGTCGCCCGACGAGGTGGAGCGGGCCCGGGGTGAGTACCTGGCTCTACTGGCGATGTGCGATCGGTCGCTGGGCCGCGTACTCGATCTGTTCGATGAGCACCAGCTGTGGGACGACACGATGCTGATTGTCTGCACCGACCACGGCTTCCTGCTCGGTGAGCGCGGCTGGTGGGGCAAGAGCGTGCAGCCCTGGTTCGACGAGACGATCCACACGCCACTGTTCGTCTGGGATCCCCGGCAGCGCCGGTCCGGCGAGCGTACCGAGGAGCTGGTGCAGACAATCGACCTCGCGCCGACGCTGCTCGACTACTTCGGTGTGGGTGTTCCGGACGACATGCAGGGGCAGCCGGTGCTGGCGGGCGGGTCACGCGAGGCGGCGCTGTTCGGTGCGCATGGCGGTCATGTCAACGTCACCGACGGACGCTACGTGTACATGCGTGCGTGCGCCGATCAGTCAAACGGTCCGCTGTACAACTACACATTGATGCCTACCCACATGCGCGCCCGCTTCACACCGGCCGAGCTACGGGACGCTGAGCTGGTGGACGGCTTCACCTTCACCAAAGGCGTGCCAGTACTACGTGTCGCCGGACCACCGGTCGGCAACCCGTGGTGGCACGGCACGTTGCTGTTCGACCTACAGACCGATCCACAACAGCAGAGCCCACTCCGCGACGACGAACTCGAGTTGCGGCTCTGCACGCTCCTGGTCGACCAGATGCGTGCCAACGACGCGCCACCCGAGCAGTACGAACGCCTCGGCCTTCCTGCTGACGGACCGGTGCTCAGCGAGCACCTACTGATCGGACAGCAGTGGGAGCAAGTGCAACGAGCACTCCAGCCATCAGTCCGGCGGAGTGAGCTTGCCGCGGACTCACCACTACGGACCCTGACGCTGTCCGACGTACTGGATCGCTACCCGGCCATACTACCAACTCACATCGTCGCCGGACTGACTGGCATGCGCCGGCTGATCCCCTCGGCTCCCCTGCTCGACATCTTCGCGTCGCATCCGGGTATGACCGCGGACATGATGCTGGAGATCGATGCTGCCCTGACTGCCGAACTTGTCACCGGAGAGGTGAGTTGA
- a CDS encoding ATP-binding cassette domain-containing protein, whose amino-acid sequence MLEASNVVVEYAARGWRSKGFRALHDVSFGIKPRETLGLVGESGSGKTTIGRAVLGLVPVSSGSIRFGGQQLVGMPRRERRKLSDDIQVVFQDPYSSLNPSMTVEDILVEPLIARGSADRKTATGRVRTLLDQVGLPQDAVHRLPREFSGGQRQRIAIARALALRPKLIVCDEPVSALDLSTQARVLDLFISIQEETGVAYLFISHDLAVVRHISHRVAVLYRGDIVEYGDAVDVTERPAHPYTRRLLMAAPIPDPDRQAARRQERLEVAG is encoded by the coding sequence ATGCTTGAGGCAAGCAATGTGGTGGTCGAGTACGCCGCGCGTGGCTGGCGGTCGAAGGGATTCCGCGCGCTGCACGACGTGTCGTTCGGCATCAAACCGCGTGAGACGCTCGGCCTGGTCGGTGAATCGGGGTCCGGCAAGACCACGATCGGCCGGGCGGTGCTCGGGCTGGTACCGGTCAGTTCGGGCTCGATCCGGTTCGGCGGGCAGCAACTGGTCGGGATGCCGCGGCGCGAGCGGCGGAAGCTCAGCGACGACATCCAGGTCGTGTTCCAGGACCCGTACAGCTCGCTGAATCCGTCGATGACGGTCGAGGACATCCTGGTCGAGCCGCTGATCGCGCGTGGTTCGGCCGATCGGAAGACCGCGACCGGGCGGGTGCGCACGCTGCTCGACCAGGTCGGTCTGCCGCAGGACGCCGTTCACCGGTTGCCGCGGGAGTTCTCCGGTGGTCAGCGGCAGCGGATCGCGATCGCCCGGGCGCTCGCGCTGCGACCCAAACTCATCGTCTGCGACGAGCCCGTGTCCGCGCTGGACCTGTCCACCCAGGCGCGGGTGCTCGACCTGTTCATCTCGATCCAGGAGGAAACCGGCGTTGCCTATCTGTTCATCTCACATGACCTGGCGGTCGTCCGGCACATCAGTCACCGGGTGGCGGTGCTCTATCGCGGCGACATCGTCGAGTACGGCGACGCCGTCGACGTCACGGAGCGGCCCGCGCACCCGTACACGAGGAGGCTGCTGATGGCCGCGCCGATCCCGGACCCGGACCGGCAGGCGGCCCGCCGGCAAGAGCGGCTCGAGGTGGCTGGATGA